A window of Caretta caretta isolate rCarCar2 chromosome 13, rCarCar1.hap1, whole genome shotgun sequence contains these coding sequences:
- the TTI1 gene encoding TELO2-interacting protein 1 homolog isoform X1 — MAVFDTPKEAFGILRPACVQLTKVQTTENVERLQAQLQVVSDSALQELQEYVLFPLRFTLKTPGPKRESLVQSVVQCITSILSTTCVKKQDLLQELFSELCLCLSSPSGLQPPAPLSEELKLTVIQALHVLMHSAYGDIILTLYQPSTLPHLGFAVSLLLALAEQEKAKQIKLAALKCLQVLILQCDCPEHHRLLDTVETRQCGNLFASFLPGISIALSRVITGDIKQGHMVTVSAIKLFYHTLSLVMADEQLATITKDEEKPSVEQSRLSELVVHRGPDWVKITADKLSLLIHKIVEFASLHPHWKVRMELVELVHHLMLKCSLSLVESVGHLLKALVGLVNDESNEVQSKCHEILRSIAELRTVAENRALADILSENLHSLATALPRLMNSQDDQGKFSTLSLLLGSLKLLGPKVNIVLNSAAHLQRLSKALMQVLELDVADVKIVEERRWGPEGSLGEPSDSLQHGLREGKCQKKHFRFFIDERIFLLIQQVCRVLGYYGNLYLLVDHFMGLYSESVVYRKQAAMVLNELITGAAGLGVDVLHKRETTVSTEDLKGTITSILEEYTDQANWYLTTSIDTERTSDELTVKHSRAHAIPGGARSSSQISSFSPSSDPCPTIRSMNSNIWQICIQLEGVGCFAYVLGKEFRLLLASVLYPVLEKAGDSTLLISQTAIGTMVDVCHACGYDSVQNLINANSDYLVNGISLNLRRVAHQPHASRVLEAMLRHSDASLLPLVEDVIRDVLSALDQFYDDRASSFLGVLSTLVAALVQWFVVVKGKEHPPERNTEQQSSTSCQKQGKGSVITPLVQEVEQFFLDYIKQKQIAEGNLPAMEEEEEEVQVPPPEPEMNDTGAEGETPLPAHAQIAKDVMERCIHLLSDKSLRVRLKVLDVLEFCVTVLHLHENHLLPMAHRAWPVLVTRLINDDPLAVLRAFKVLCTLAEKCGDFLRRRFSKDVLPKLAGSLVTQAPVSARAGPVYSHTLAFKLQLAVLQGLGSLCEKLDLGESDLNKVADTCVIYLSAKQPVKLQEAARSSPAARLVKNSADTSEQQMGCSRLYIWQQRPSQHEATGGQEALNTAATMIIKLDYCLRLAILTTTNTPPLPPSREEGLLQTPGSVVWWSRRVGARVEAH, encoded by the exons ATGGCAGTGTTTGATACCCCAAAAGAAGCCTTCGGGATCTTGCGCCCAGCTTGTGTACAGCTAACAAAGGTGCAGACTACTGAAAATGTGGAACGCTTGCAGGCTCAGCTGCAGGTGGTCAGTGACTCTGCCCTGCAGGAACTGCAGGAGTATGTCCTTTTCCCACTGAGGTTCACCCTGAAGACCCCAGGGCCCAAACGGGAGAGTCTTGTCCAGAGTGTGGTGCAGTGCATCACATCCATCCTTTCAACAACATGTGTGAAGAAGCAGGACCTCCTCCAGGAGCTTTTTTCTGAGCTCTGCCTGTGTCTATCTTCTCCATCTGGTTTGCAGCCGCCAGCCCCACTATCAGAGGAATTAAAATTGACTGTAATCCAAGCACTCCATGTCCTGATGCATTCAGCTTATGGTGACATTATCCTGACTTTGTATCAGCCTTCTACCCTTCCTCACTTAGGATTTGCTGTATCTTTGCTTTTGGCCTTGGCAGAAcaagaaaaagcaaagcaaattaaGCTGGCTGCCTTAAAGTGTTTACAGGTCCTAATTCTGCAGTGTGACTGCCCGGAGCATCATAGACTCTTAGACACGGTTGAAACAAGACAATGTGGGAATTTGTTTGCTTCTTTTCTACCTGGGATCTCTATTGCCCTGTCCCGGGTTATTACTGGAGACATCAAACAAGGTCATATGGTCACTGTTTCTGCGATCAAGCTCTTTTATCACACACTCAGCTTGGTAATGGCAGATGAACAACTAGCCACAATCACAAAGGACGAAGAGAAACCTTCAGTGGAACAAAGCAGACTATCTGAGCTTGTGGTACATAGAGGACCAGATTGGGTAAAAATCACTGCAGACAAATTGTCTCTCCTTATCCACAAGATAGTTGAATTTGCTTCTCTTCACCCTCACTGGAAGGTCAGGATGGAATTGGTGGAGCTGGTCCATCACCTTATGTTGAAGTGCAGTCTGTCACTGGTGGAATCAGTTGGTCACCTGTTAAAAGCCTTGGTTGGGCTTGTTAATGATGAAAGCAATGAGGTCCAAAGCAAGTGTCATGAGATTCTCAGGAGCATTGCGGAGCTGAGAACAGTAGCTGAGAACAGGGCTCTTGCTGATATTTTGTCAGAGAATCTGCATTCCCTTGCCACAGCCCTTCCACGTCTGATGAACTCCCAGGATGATCAAGGCAAGTTCTCTACCTTGAGCTTATTACTTGGCTCCCTGAAGTTGCTGGGCCCCAAGGTTAACATTGTCCTCAACTCTGCAGCCCACCTCCAGCGTCTCTCCAAAGCTCTGATGCAAGTTCTGGAGCTGGATGTGGCTGATGTGAAGATTGTTGAAGAAAGACGTTGGGGCCCTGAAGGCTCTCTAGGTGAGCCCTCCGATTCCTTGCAGCATGGTTTGCGGGAGGGCAAATGTCAGAAGAAACACTTCCGGTTCTTCATTGATGAGCGGATTTTCTTGCTTATTCAGCAGGTTTGCCGGGTACTTGGCTACTACGGGAACCTGTACTTGCTAGTGGATCATTTCATGGGGCTATACAGCGAATCTGTTGTGTACCGGAAGCAGGCTGCCATGGTCCTCAATGAGTTGATCACAGGAGCTGCTGGACTGGGGGTAGATGTTCTTCACAAAAGGGAAACTACAGTGAGCACAGAAGACCTTAAAGGGACCATAACATCCATCCTCGAAGAATATACTGACCAGGCAAACTGGTATCTGACCACCAGCATTGACACTGAGAGAACCAGCGACGAGTTGACTGTGAAGCATTCAAGAGCACATGCTATCCCAGGAGGTGCACGCAGCAGTTCTCAGATTTCATCCTTCTCCCCTTCTTCAGACCCATGCCCAACCATCCGCTCCATGAACAGCAATATCTGGCAGATCTGCATCCAGCTGGAGGGGGTTGGCTGCTTTGCATATGTGCTGGGGAAAGAGTTCCGCTTGCTTCTAGCATCAGTCCTCTACCCTGTGCTTGAAAAGGCTGGGGACAGCACTCTGCTCATTAGTCAGACGGCAATTGGCACCATGGTGGATGTCTGCCATGCCTGTGGCTATGACTCCGTGCAAAATCTGATTAATGCTAACTCGGACTATCTGGTGAATGGGATTTCCCTAAACCTGCGTCGGGTGGCACATCAGCCTCACGCCTCGCGGGTCCTGGAGGCCATGCTCAGGCATTCGGATGCCAGCTTGCTCCCACTGGTGGAGGATGTGATCAGAGATGTCCTGTCTGCCCTTGATCAGTTTTATGACGACCGAGCTTCCTCCTTCCTTGGGGTCCTGTCCACATTAGTGGCAGCTTTAG TCCAGTGGTTCGTGGTGGTGAAGGGTAAGGAGCATCCACCGGAGCGGAATACAGAGCAGCAGAGCAGCACTTCATGCCAGAAGCAGGGGAAAGGGTCTGTAATTACCCCCCTGGTGCAAGAAGTGGAACAGTTCTTCCTGGACTACATCAAACAGAAGCAGATTGCAGAGGGCAACCTTCcagccatggaggaggaggaagagg AGGTGCAGGTCCCCCCTCCTGAGCCTGAGATGAACGACACCGGTGCGGAGGGCGAGACTCCATTGCCAGCCCATGCCCAGATAGCAAAGGATGTGATGGAGAGATGTATCCATTTACTGTCTGACAAGAGTCTGCGGGTGCGGCTGAAG GTCCTGGACGTGCTGGAGTTCTGCGTGACTGTGTTGCATCTTCATGAAAACCATCTGCTTCCCATGGCTCATCGCGCCTGGCCGGTGCTAGTCACCCGGCTGATTAACGACGACCCGCTGGCAGTGCTCAGAGCCTTCAAG GTGCTCTGTACCCTGGCCGAGAAGTGTGGCGATTTCCTGAGGCGACGATTCTCCAAAGATGTCCTGCCCAAACTGGCTGGTTCCCTTGTCACCCAGGCACCagtcagtgccagagctgggcCCGTGTACAGCCATACTCTTGCCTTCAAGTTACAGCTGGCCgtgctgcaggggctgggctcGCTGTGTGAGAAGCTGGACTTGG GCGAGAGTGACCTGAATAAAGTAGCGGATACCTGTGTGATTTACCTCAGTGCCAAACAACCGGTGAAACTGCAAGAGGCTGCCCGGAG CTCCCCAGCCGCTCGCCTTGTGAAGAATTCAGCAGACACGTCTGAGCAGCAAATGGGCTGCAGTCGTCTCTACATCTGGCAGCAACGGCCCAGCCAGCACGAGGCCACAGGAGGTCAAGAAGCTTTAAACACAGCTGCAACCATGATCATCAAATTAGACTATTGCCTTAGGTTGGCAATACTGACTACAACTaacacccccccgctccccccctccCGAGAGGAGGGGCTGCTGCAAACCCCAGGCTCTGTGGTGTGGTGGAGCAGGCGGGTTGGGGCCAGGGTAGAGGCTCATTAG
- the TTI1 gene encoding TELO2-interacting protein 1 homolog isoform X2, with protein MAVFDTPKEAFGILRPACVQLTKVQTTENVERLQAQLQVVSDSALQELQEYVLFPLRFTLKTPGPKRESLVQSVVQCITSILSTTCVKKQDLLQELFSELCLCLSSPSGLQPPAPLSEELKLTVIQALHVLMHSAYGDIILTLYQPSTLPHLGFAVSLLLALAEQEKAKQIKLAALKCLQVLILQCDCPEHHRLLDTVETRQCGNLFASFLPGISIALSRVITGDIKQGHMVTVSAIKLFYHTLSLVMADEQLATITKDEEKPSVEQSRLSELVVHRGPDWVKITADKLSLLIHKIVEFASLHPHWKVRMELVELVHHLMLKCSLSLVESVGHLLKALVGLVNDESNEVQSKCHEILRSIAELRTVAENRALADILSENLHSLATALPRLMNSQDDQGKFSTLSLLLGSLKLLGPKVNIVLNSAAHLQRLSKALMQVLELDVADVKIVEERRWGPEGSLGEPSDSLQHGLREGKCQKKHFRFFIDERIFLLIQQVCRVLGYYGNLYLLVDHFMGLYSESVVYRKQAAMVLNELITGAAGLGVDVLHKRETTVSTEDLKGTITSILEEYTDQANWYLTTSIDTERTSDELTVKHSRAHAIPGGARSSSQISSFSPSSDPCPTIRSMNSNIWQICIQLEGVGCFAYVLGKEFRLLLASVLYPVLEKAGDSTLLISQTAIGTMVDVCHACGYDSVQNLINANSDYLVNGISLNLRRVAHQPHASRVLEAMLRHSDASLLPLVEDVIRDVLSALDQFYDDRASSFLGVLSTLVAALVQWFVVVKGKEHPPERNTEQQSSTSCQKQGKGSVITPLVQEVEQFFLDYIKQKQIAEGNLPAMEEEEEEVQVPPPEPEMNDTGAEGETPLPAHAQIAKDVMERCIHLLSDKSLRVRLKVLDVLEFCVTVLHLHENHLLPMAHRAWPVLVTRLINDDPLAVLRAFKVLCTLAEKCGDFLRRRFSKDVLPKLAGSLVTQAPVSARAGPVYSHTLAFKLQLAVLQGLGSLCEKLDLGESDLNKVADTCVIYLSAKQPVKLQEAARSVFLHLMCVDPDATWLFLNEICPLPCEPPHPSLHPVKLGRMGRQRTEFTDNVLGLLGELQRREAAAFQAGPQEAPEPQPPSLTEALG; from the exons ATGGCAGTGTTTGATACCCCAAAAGAAGCCTTCGGGATCTTGCGCCCAGCTTGTGTACAGCTAACAAAGGTGCAGACTACTGAAAATGTGGAACGCTTGCAGGCTCAGCTGCAGGTGGTCAGTGACTCTGCCCTGCAGGAACTGCAGGAGTATGTCCTTTTCCCACTGAGGTTCACCCTGAAGACCCCAGGGCCCAAACGGGAGAGTCTTGTCCAGAGTGTGGTGCAGTGCATCACATCCATCCTTTCAACAACATGTGTGAAGAAGCAGGACCTCCTCCAGGAGCTTTTTTCTGAGCTCTGCCTGTGTCTATCTTCTCCATCTGGTTTGCAGCCGCCAGCCCCACTATCAGAGGAATTAAAATTGACTGTAATCCAAGCACTCCATGTCCTGATGCATTCAGCTTATGGTGACATTATCCTGACTTTGTATCAGCCTTCTACCCTTCCTCACTTAGGATTTGCTGTATCTTTGCTTTTGGCCTTGGCAGAAcaagaaaaagcaaagcaaattaaGCTGGCTGCCTTAAAGTGTTTACAGGTCCTAATTCTGCAGTGTGACTGCCCGGAGCATCATAGACTCTTAGACACGGTTGAAACAAGACAATGTGGGAATTTGTTTGCTTCTTTTCTACCTGGGATCTCTATTGCCCTGTCCCGGGTTATTACTGGAGACATCAAACAAGGTCATATGGTCACTGTTTCTGCGATCAAGCTCTTTTATCACACACTCAGCTTGGTAATGGCAGATGAACAACTAGCCACAATCACAAAGGACGAAGAGAAACCTTCAGTGGAACAAAGCAGACTATCTGAGCTTGTGGTACATAGAGGACCAGATTGGGTAAAAATCACTGCAGACAAATTGTCTCTCCTTATCCACAAGATAGTTGAATTTGCTTCTCTTCACCCTCACTGGAAGGTCAGGATGGAATTGGTGGAGCTGGTCCATCACCTTATGTTGAAGTGCAGTCTGTCACTGGTGGAATCAGTTGGTCACCTGTTAAAAGCCTTGGTTGGGCTTGTTAATGATGAAAGCAATGAGGTCCAAAGCAAGTGTCATGAGATTCTCAGGAGCATTGCGGAGCTGAGAACAGTAGCTGAGAACAGGGCTCTTGCTGATATTTTGTCAGAGAATCTGCATTCCCTTGCCACAGCCCTTCCACGTCTGATGAACTCCCAGGATGATCAAGGCAAGTTCTCTACCTTGAGCTTATTACTTGGCTCCCTGAAGTTGCTGGGCCCCAAGGTTAACATTGTCCTCAACTCTGCAGCCCACCTCCAGCGTCTCTCCAAAGCTCTGATGCAAGTTCTGGAGCTGGATGTGGCTGATGTGAAGATTGTTGAAGAAAGACGTTGGGGCCCTGAAGGCTCTCTAGGTGAGCCCTCCGATTCCTTGCAGCATGGTTTGCGGGAGGGCAAATGTCAGAAGAAACACTTCCGGTTCTTCATTGATGAGCGGATTTTCTTGCTTATTCAGCAGGTTTGCCGGGTACTTGGCTACTACGGGAACCTGTACTTGCTAGTGGATCATTTCATGGGGCTATACAGCGAATCTGTTGTGTACCGGAAGCAGGCTGCCATGGTCCTCAATGAGTTGATCACAGGAGCTGCTGGACTGGGGGTAGATGTTCTTCACAAAAGGGAAACTACAGTGAGCACAGAAGACCTTAAAGGGACCATAACATCCATCCTCGAAGAATATACTGACCAGGCAAACTGGTATCTGACCACCAGCATTGACACTGAGAGAACCAGCGACGAGTTGACTGTGAAGCATTCAAGAGCACATGCTATCCCAGGAGGTGCACGCAGCAGTTCTCAGATTTCATCCTTCTCCCCTTCTTCAGACCCATGCCCAACCATCCGCTCCATGAACAGCAATATCTGGCAGATCTGCATCCAGCTGGAGGGGGTTGGCTGCTTTGCATATGTGCTGGGGAAAGAGTTCCGCTTGCTTCTAGCATCAGTCCTCTACCCTGTGCTTGAAAAGGCTGGGGACAGCACTCTGCTCATTAGTCAGACGGCAATTGGCACCATGGTGGATGTCTGCCATGCCTGTGGCTATGACTCCGTGCAAAATCTGATTAATGCTAACTCGGACTATCTGGTGAATGGGATTTCCCTAAACCTGCGTCGGGTGGCACATCAGCCTCACGCCTCGCGGGTCCTGGAGGCCATGCTCAGGCATTCGGATGCCAGCTTGCTCCCACTGGTGGAGGATGTGATCAGAGATGTCCTGTCTGCCCTTGATCAGTTTTATGACGACCGAGCTTCCTCCTTCCTTGGGGTCCTGTCCACATTAGTGGCAGCTTTAG TCCAGTGGTTCGTGGTGGTGAAGGGTAAGGAGCATCCACCGGAGCGGAATACAGAGCAGCAGAGCAGCACTTCATGCCAGAAGCAGGGGAAAGGGTCTGTAATTACCCCCCTGGTGCAAGAAGTGGAACAGTTCTTCCTGGACTACATCAAACAGAAGCAGATTGCAGAGGGCAACCTTCcagccatggaggaggaggaagagg AGGTGCAGGTCCCCCCTCCTGAGCCTGAGATGAACGACACCGGTGCGGAGGGCGAGACTCCATTGCCAGCCCATGCCCAGATAGCAAAGGATGTGATGGAGAGATGTATCCATTTACTGTCTGACAAGAGTCTGCGGGTGCGGCTGAAG GTCCTGGACGTGCTGGAGTTCTGCGTGACTGTGTTGCATCTTCATGAAAACCATCTGCTTCCCATGGCTCATCGCGCCTGGCCGGTGCTAGTCACCCGGCTGATTAACGACGACCCGCTGGCAGTGCTCAGAGCCTTCAAG GTGCTCTGTACCCTGGCCGAGAAGTGTGGCGATTTCCTGAGGCGACGATTCTCCAAAGATGTCCTGCCCAAACTGGCTGGTTCCCTTGTCACCCAGGCACCagtcagtgccagagctgggcCCGTGTACAGCCATACTCTTGCCTTCAAGTTACAGCTGGCCgtgctgcaggggctgggctcGCTGTGTGAGAAGCTGGACTTGG GCGAGAGTGACCTGAATAAAGTAGCGGATACCTGTGTGATTTACCTCAGTGCCAAACAACCGGTGAAACTGCAAGAGGCTGCCCGGAG CGTTTTCCTCCATTTGATGTGTGTGGACCCTGACGCCACCTGGCTCTTTCTGAACGAGATCTGCCCTCTCCCAtgtgagcccccccaccccagcctccacccGGTGAAGCTAGGCAGGATGGGGAGGCAACGGACCGAGTTCACGGACAACGTGCTGGGCCTGCTGGGTGAGCTGCAGCGACGGGAGGCAGCAGCCTTTCAAGCCGGTCCCCAAGAGGCACCTGAGCCGCAACCCCCCTCCCTGACCGAGGCACTGGGATAG
- the TTI1 gene encoding TELO2-interacting protein 1 homolog isoform X3, giving the protein MAVFDTPKEAFGILRPACVQLTKVQTTENVERLQAQLQVVSDSALQELQEYVLFPLRFTLKTPGPKRESLVQSVVQCITSILSTTCVKKQDLLQELFSELCLCLSSPSGLQPPAPLSEELKLTVIQALHVLMHSAYGDIILTLYQPSTLPHLGFAVSLLLALAEQEKAKQIKLAALKCLQVLILQCDCPEHHRLLDTVETRQCGNLFASFLPGISIALSRVITGDIKQGHMVTVSAIKLFYHTLSLVMADEQLATITKDEEKPSVEQSRLSELVVHRGPDWVKITADKLSLLIHKIVEFASLHPHWKVRMELVELVHHLMLKCSLSLVESVGHLLKALVGLVNDESNEVQSKCHEILRSIAELRTVAENRALADILSENLHSLATALPRLMNSQDDQGKFSTLSLLLGSLKLLGPKVNIVLNSAAHLQRLSKALMQVLELDVADVKIVEERRWGPEGSLGEPSDSLQHGLREGKCQKKHFRFFIDERIFLLIQQVCRVLGYYGNLYLLVDHFMGLYSESVVYRKQAAMVLNELITGAAGLGVDVLHKRETTVSTEDLKGTITSILEEYTDQANWYLTTSIDTERTSDELTVKHSRAHAIPGGARSSSQISSFSPSSDPCPTIRSMNSNIWQICIQLEGVGCFAYVLGKEFRLLLASVLYPVLEKAGDSTLLISQTAIGTMVDVCHACGYDSVQNLINANSDYLVNGISLNLRRVAHQPHASRVLEAMLRHSDASLLPLVEDVIRDVLSALDQFYDDRASSFLGVLSTLVAALVQWFVVVKGKEHPPERNTEQQSSTSCQKQGKGSVITPLVQEVEQFFLDYIKQKQIAEGNLPAMEEEEEEVQVPPPEPEMNDTGAEGETPLPAHAQIAKDVMERCIHLLSDKSLRVRLKVLDVLEFCVTVLHLHENHLLPMAHRAWPVLVTRLINDDPLAVLRAFKVLCTLAEKCGDFLRRRFSKDVLPKLAGSLVTQAPVSARAGPVYSHTLAFKLQLAVLQGLGSLCEKLDLGESDLNKVADTCVIYLSAKQPVKLQEAARSRLQSLSPVGFSSVGQIP; this is encoded by the exons ATGGCAGTGTTTGATACCCCAAAAGAAGCCTTCGGGATCTTGCGCCCAGCTTGTGTACAGCTAACAAAGGTGCAGACTACTGAAAATGTGGAACGCTTGCAGGCTCAGCTGCAGGTGGTCAGTGACTCTGCCCTGCAGGAACTGCAGGAGTATGTCCTTTTCCCACTGAGGTTCACCCTGAAGACCCCAGGGCCCAAACGGGAGAGTCTTGTCCAGAGTGTGGTGCAGTGCATCACATCCATCCTTTCAACAACATGTGTGAAGAAGCAGGACCTCCTCCAGGAGCTTTTTTCTGAGCTCTGCCTGTGTCTATCTTCTCCATCTGGTTTGCAGCCGCCAGCCCCACTATCAGAGGAATTAAAATTGACTGTAATCCAAGCACTCCATGTCCTGATGCATTCAGCTTATGGTGACATTATCCTGACTTTGTATCAGCCTTCTACCCTTCCTCACTTAGGATTTGCTGTATCTTTGCTTTTGGCCTTGGCAGAAcaagaaaaagcaaagcaaattaaGCTGGCTGCCTTAAAGTGTTTACAGGTCCTAATTCTGCAGTGTGACTGCCCGGAGCATCATAGACTCTTAGACACGGTTGAAACAAGACAATGTGGGAATTTGTTTGCTTCTTTTCTACCTGGGATCTCTATTGCCCTGTCCCGGGTTATTACTGGAGACATCAAACAAGGTCATATGGTCACTGTTTCTGCGATCAAGCTCTTTTATCACACACTCAGCTTGGTAATGGCAGATGAACAACTAGCCACAATCACAAAGGACGAAGAGAAACCTTCAGTGGAACAAAGCAGACTATCTGAGCTTGTGGTACATAGAGGACCAGATTGGGTAAAAATCACTGCAGACAAATTGTCTCTCCTTATCCACAAGATAGTTGAATTTGCTTCTCTTCACCCTCACTGGAAGGTCAGGATGGAATTGGTGGAGCTGGTCCATCACCTTATGTTGAAGTGCAGTCTGTCACTGGTGGAATCAGTTGGTCACCTGTTAAAAGCCTTGGTTGGGCTTGTTAATGATGAAAGCAATGAGGTCCAAAGCAAGTGTCATGAGATTCTCAGGAGCATTGCGGAGCTGAGAACAGTAGCTGAGAACAGGGCTCTTGCTGATATTTTGTCAGAGAATCTGCATTCCCTTGCCACAGCCCTTCCACGTCTGATGAACTCCCAGGATGATCAAGGCAAGTTCTCTACCTTGAGCTTATTACTTGGCTCCCTGAAGTTGCTGGGCCCCAAGGTTAACATTGTCCTCAACTCTGCAGCCCACCTCCAGCGTCTCTCCAAAGCTCTGATGCAAGTTCTGGAGCTGGATGTGGCTGATGTGAAGATTGTTGAAGAAAGACGTTGGGGCCCTGAAGGCTCTCTAGGTGAGCCCTCCGATTCCTTGCAGCATGGTTTGCGGGAGGGCAAATGTCAGAAGAAACACTTCCGGTTCTTCATTGATGAGCGGATTTTCTTGCTTATTCAGCAGGTTTGCCGGGTACTTGGCTACTACGGGAACCTGTACTTGCTAGTGGATCATTTCATGGGGCTATACAGCGAATCTGTTGTGTACCGGAAGCAGGCTGCCATGGTCCTCAATGAGTTGATCACAGGAGCTGCTGGACTGGGGGTAGATGTTCTTCACAAAAGGGAAACTACAGTGAGCACAGAAGACCTTAAAGGGACCATAACATCCATCCTCGAAGAATATACTGACCAGGCAAACTGGTATCTGACCACCAGCATTGACACTGAGAGAACCAGCGACGAGTTGACTGTGAAGCATTCAAGAGCACATGCTATCCCAGGAGGTGCACGCAGCAGTTCTCAGATTTCATCCTTCTCCCCTTCTTCAGACCCATGCCCAACCATCCGCTCCATGAACAGCAATATCTGGCAGATCTGCATCCAGCTGGAGGGGGTTGGCTGCTTTGCATATGTGCTGGGGAAAGAGTTCCGCTTGCTTCTAGCATCAGTCCTCTACCCTGTGCTTGAAAAGGCTGGGGACAGCACTCTGCTCATTAGTCAGACGGCAATTGGCACCATGGTGGATGTCTGCCATGCCTGTGGCTATGACTCCGTGCAAAATCTGATTAATGCTAACTCGGACTATCTGGTGAATGGGATTTCCCTAAACCTGCGTCGGGTGGCACATCAGCCTCACGCCTCGCGGGTCCTGGAGGCCATGCTCAGGCATTCGGATGCCAGCTTGCTCCCACTGGTGGAGGATGTGATCAGAGATGTCCTGTCTGCCCTTGATCAGTTTTATGACGACCGAGCTTCCTCCTTCCTTGGGGTCCTGTCCACATTAGTGGCAGCTTTAG TCCAGTGGTTCGTGGTGGTGAAGGGTAAGGAGCATCCACCGGAGCGGAATACAGAGCAGCAGAGCAGCACTTCATGCCAGAAGCAGGGGAAAGGGTCTGTAATTACCCCCCTGGTGCAAGAAGTGGAACAGTTCTTCCTGGACTACATCAAACAGAAGCAGATTGCAGAGGGCAACCTTCcagccatggaggaggaggaagagg AGGTGCAGGTCCCCCCTCCTGAGCCTGAGATGAACGACACCGGTGCGGAGGGCGAGACTCCATTGCCAGCCCATGCCCAGATAGCAAAGGATGTGATGGAGAGATGTATCCATTTACTGTCTGACAAGAGTCTGCGGGTGCGGCTGAAG GTCCTGGACGTGCTGGAGTTCTGCGTGACTGTGTTGCATCTTCATGAAAACCATCTGCTTCCCATGGCTCATCGCGCCTGGCCGGTGCTAGTCACCCGGCTGATTAACGACGACCCGCTGGCAGTGCTCAGAGCCTTCAAG GTGCTCTGTACCCTGGCCGAGAAGTGTGGCGATTTCCTGAGGCGACGATTCTCCAAAGATGTCCTGCCCAAACTGGCTGGTTCCCTTGTCACCCAGGCACCagtcagtgccagagctgggcCCGTGTACAGCCATACTCTTGCCTTCAAGTTACAGCTGGCCgtgctgcaggggctgggctcGCTGTGTGAGAAGCTGGACTTGG GCGAGAGTGACCTGAATAAAGTAGCGGATACCTGTGTGATTTACCTCAGTGCCAAACAACCGGTGAAACTGCAAGAGGCTGCCCGGAG CAGGCTCCAGTCCCTGTCTCCAGTGGGTTTCTCATCTGTGGGCCAGATCCCATGA